One Pseudomonas entomophila genomic window carries:
- a CDS encoding APC family permease produces MSASTSVPASVQHDQAGFRRVLGLGSLLAVAVGLVVSQGVMVMMLQGVGAAGLGFIVPLGLAYLLALSYACSFSELALLVPRAGSLSSYTEVALGHFPAILATFSGYVVVAMFALSAELLLLDLIIGKVYPGVFPQYSVAFGVLAVFTLLNLMGIDIFAKLQSAMAVVMVVVLLILGVAAISEGHAEGATTTLLQGDWNPMGAGVLALTAMAVWGFVGAEFVCSLVEETRKPERNIPRSMMIGLTVIFATIGLYGLGALFLVPREALASDALPHYLFATTVFGKTGEVFLVIAAVTATCSTLNTSLAAIPRMLYGMACNGQAFPQFKRLSPRARTPWVAVLFVAAITGLPILLMGQDAAAINLLLLSAALAWLLAYIIVHLDVIALRQRYPHLARPFRTPFYPLPQLFGIGGMLYAIWNASPSPDMSLKIFGTAGVVLAVVSLIAVVWIKVVMKKPLLRPEPL; encoded by the coding sequence ATGAGTGCAAGTACATCCGTGCCTGCCAGCGTGCAGCACGATCAAGCCGGCTTTCGCCGGGTCCTGGGGCTCGGATCGCTGCTGGCGGTGGCAGTCGGCCTGGTCGTGTCGCAAGGGGTGATGGTGATGATGCTCCAGGGCGTCGGTGCCGCCGGCCTGGGCTTCATCGTACCGCTGGGGCTGGCCTACCTGCTGGCCCTGAGCTACGCCTGTTCGTTCTCCGAGCTGGCCCTGCTGGTGCCGCGCGCTGGCAGCCTGTCGAGCTACACCGAGGTCGCCCTCGGGCACTTCCCGGCCATCCTCGCCACCTTCTCCGGCTACGTGGTGGTGGCGATGTTCGCCCTCTCGGCCGAACTTCTGCTCCTGGACCTCATCATCGGCAAGGTCTACCCCGGCGTTTTTCCCCAGTACAGCGTGGCATTTGGCGTACTGGCCGTGTTCACCCTGCTCAACCTCATGGGTATCGACATCTTCGCCAAGTTGCAGAGCGCCATGGCGGTGGTGATGGTCGTGGTGCTGCTGATTCTCGGTGTCGCCGCGATCAGTGAAGGCCACGCCGAGGGCGCCACCACCACCCTGCTGCAAGGTGACTGGAACCCCATGGGCGCCGGCGTGCTGGCCTTGACCGCCATGGCCGTGTGGGGGTTCGTCGGCGCCGAGTTCGTCTGCTCGCTGGTGGAAGAAACCCGCAAGCCCGAACGCAATATCCCGCGCTCGATGATGATCGGCCTGACCGTGATCTTCGCCACCATCGGCCTGTACGGCCTGGGCGCGCTGTTCCTGGTGCCACGCGAGGCATTGGCCAGCGATGCGCTGCCGCATTACCTGTTCGCCACCACCGTGTTCGGCAAGACCGGCGAAGTATTCCTGGTGATCGCCGCGGTGACCGCCACCTGCAGCACCCTGAACACCTCCCTGGCCGCCATCCCGCGGATGCTCTACGGCATGGCCTGCAATGGCCAGGCCTTCCCGCAGTTCAAACGGCTCAGCCCGCGTGCGCGCACACCGTGGGTGGCGGTACTGTTCGTCGCGGCGATCACCGGTCTGCCGATCCTGCTGATGGGCCAGGACGCTGCGGCGATCAACCTGTTGCTGCTGTCGGCCGCCCTGGCCTGGCTGCTGGCCTACATCATCGTCCACCTGGATGTGATCGCCCTGCGCCAGCGCTACCCGCACCTGGCGCGCCCGTTCCGCACGCCGTTCTATCCGCTGCCGCAGTTGTTCGGCATCGGCGGCATGCTGTATGCGATCTGGAATGCCTCGCCCAGCCCGGACATGAGCCTGAAGATCTTCGGCACGGCGGGCGTGGTGCTGGCGGTGGTGTCGCTGATTGCGGTGGTGTGGATCAAGGTGGTGATGAAGAAACCACTGCTGCGACCTGAACCGCTGTAG
- a CDS encoding RHS repeat-associated core domain-containing protein, protein MAKEVTEDPAQVDAYFDAAGNQCQLQAAQLLEWTSRGELARAVLIARNSLAADEETYRYDARSQRVVKRRTDLTSATVRHSHVLYLPGLELRTQYSGTTKESSRHEIIVGAAGSAQVRVLHWETGLPPGMGNDSIRYSYTDLIGSVGLELDKDANLISQEEYYPYGETAVWLPHNTVEAKYKTVRYSGKERDATGLYYYGYRYYQPWLGRWLSADPAGTVDGLNLYRMVGNNPITSKDLLGLADDKESDEKALQLRAMDKLMRTTRLAASREDVMNVFNAIVGARNIIQNAEYELNDFIRSKRKHIAFGIIENAATAAVSSILSFLVSVPALIIGGVPAAVTARTVTGLAVNVAIPPPAITPDLNTAENIQTKSKGFRALIGTKVESFITKENIADIGADYMTNRAMDLVVQVADQAVPAPAISISTLKNIALDASKAGALTKEDLLEQARKSLDKTRNVLESINDEFTTAFENLGKPVTKINGTWEVVSADGPEHASDIGIETTKRLMPYILTRSEYTDQFNRTMARLGELGKTLNRLEQRQLNSHKKH, encoded by the coding sequence GTGGCCAAGGAGGTGACGGAAGACCCGGCACAGGTCGATGCGTACTTCGACGCGGCGGGCAATCAATGCCAGTTGCAGGCGGCCCAGCTGCTGGAGTGGACCAGCCGGGGCGAGTTGGCGCGGGCCGTGCTGATCGCCCGTAACAGCCTGGCGGCCGATGAAGAGACCTACCGCTACGATGCCCGCAGCCAGCGAGTCGTCAAGCGTCGCACGGACCTGACCTCCGCAACCGTGCGCCACAGCCACGTGCTCTACCTGCCGGGGCTGGAACTACGCACCCAATACAGCGGCACGACCAAGGAATCGTCGCGGCACGAAATCATCGTCGGTGCCGCTGGCAGCGCCCAGGTGCGAGTGCTGCACTGGGAAACCGGCCTGCCCCCCGGCATGGGCAACGATTCGATCCGCTACAGCTATACCGACCTGATCGGCAGCGTCGGGCTGGAGCTGGACAAAGACGCAAACCTCATCAGCCAGGAGGAGTACTACCCCTACGGCGAGACGGCGGTGTGGCTGCCGCACAACACTGTGGAAGCGAAGTACAAGACCGTGCGCTATTCCGGCAAGGAGCGGGATGCGACGGGGCTGTATTACTACGGGTATCGCTATTACCAGCCTTGGTTGGGGCGTTGGTTGAGTGCGGACCCGGCAGGGACGGTGGACGGGCTGAATCTATACCGCATGGTCGGAAACAACCCAATAACATCCAAGGACTTGCTTGGGCTGGCAGACGACAAGGAATCGGATGAAAAAGCCCTGCAACTCCGCGCCATGGACAAATTGATGCGCACCACTCGGTTAGCAGCAAGCAGAGAGGACGTAATGAATGTATTCAATGCCATTGTGGGGGCACGAAACATTATCCAAAACGCCGAGTACGAGCTGAATGACTTCATCCGCTCCAAGCGTAAGCATATCGCCTTCGGCATTATTGAAAACGCGGCCACAGCCGCAGTCTCGTCCATCTTGTCTTTTTTGGTTTCGGTGCCGGCTCTAATAATTGGGGGCGTGCCTGCTGCTGTGACAGCACGCACAGTCACTGGCTTGGCCGTTAACGTCGCCATACCGCCCCCTGCAATAACCCCGGACCTGAACACTGCAGAAAACATACAAACCAAATCGAAGGGCTTCAGAGCGCTAATCGGAACCAAGGTGGAAAGTTTCATCACCAAGGAAAATATCGCAGACATAGGAGCAGATTACATGACAAACAGGGCTATGGACCTTGTCGTACAAGTGGCTGACCAGGCTGTACCGGCTCCCGCCATATCAATAAGCACTCTAAAAAATATCGCTCTCGATGCCAGCAAAGCAGGAGCGCTTACGAAAGAGGACCTCCTTGAGCAGGCGAGAAAAAGCTTGGATAAAACAAGAAATGTACTGGAGAGCATCAACGATGAATTTACAACCGCATTCGAAAACCTCGGAAAACCAGTGACCAAAATTAACGGGACGTGGGAGGTGGTCAGCGCGGACGGCCCTGAGCATGCGTCAGACATAGGCATTGAAACAACCAAGCGCCTGATGCCATATATTCTTACACGTTCAGAATATACAGACCAATTCAACCGGACCATGGCACGCTTGGGCGAATTAGGAAAAACGCTCAATCGCCTTGAGCAACGCCAGTTGAATAGCCACAAAAAGCACTAG
- a CDS encoding TetR/AcrR family transcriptional regulator translates to MPAPRRSRAAMSADTTERLIAVARRQFSEKGFAAVVMDDLCAEADLTRGALHHHFGGKAGLFTAVVQSLLENINRLLDERFALHDDPWEGYIDTCLYYYDLLHDQALRRILLQDAPAVLGTRLRELEEASYIGPMAQGLVELQKAGRLRAFDAVAMAHLINGAMGDSGMWVIAQQDPQAAAERVKAALRCLLEGLQA, encoded by the coding sequence ATGCCCGCCCCCCGCCGCAGCCGCGCCGCCATGAGCGCCGACACCACCGAGCGGCTGATCGCCGTGGCCCGCCGTCAGTTCAGCGAGAAAGGCTTCGCCGCCGTGGTCATGGACGATCTGTGCGCCGAGGCCGACCTCACCCGTGGCGCGCTGCATCACCACTTCGGCGGCAAGGCCGGGCTGTTCACCGCCGTGGTGCAAAGCCTGCTGGAGAACATCAATCGGTTGCTGGACGAACGCTTCGCCCTGCATGACGACCCCTGGGAGGGCTATATCGACACCTGCCTGTACTACTACGACCTGCTGCACGACCAGGCCTTGCGCCGCATCCTCCTGCAGGACGCCCCCGCGGTGCTGGGCACCCGTCTGCGCGAGCTTGAGGAAGCAAGCTACATCGGGCCCATGGCCCAGGGGCTGGTGGAGTTGCAGAAGGCCGGCAGGTTGCGGGCGTTCGACGCCGTGGCCATGGCCCATCTGATCAACGGCGCGATGGGCGACAGTGGCATGTGGGTGATCGCCCAGCAGGATCCGCAGGCGGCCGCCGAACGGGTGAAAGCGGCGTTGCGCTGTTTGTTGGAGGGGTTGCAGGCCTGA
- a CDS encoding carbohydrate porin, translated as MPRAIPITPALLLALASSTALADANLLARDTLTGDWGGLRHQLEADGVKFTGDYSGETAYNTRGGLHRSARYSQNLKLGVQLDLSKLYGLGNGGKVQLTVNDRRGNSASQDLVGNRLPIQENYGGLYTRLTELSYERNLTPTLNVKLGYMAMGNDVGGLDSGILCNFMNAGFCGHPLNMSGGSGWTNYPNAHLGARVKYDLSPAWQLRVAAFNVDPESNGNSSRAWHLGPKHTTGTVVPVELVYKLQGDLPGEYKLGYYYDSSNVKRIGSTQEVAGRGGHYLLVDQAVWNDPASPGRSLHAFGQYSASSKAASPFTQWYGAGVVLYKPCESRPRDTLALGYGRAVPNPRSRDVLEATAFDAGQDVPNLDSAEQLIELSYGYQATPWLNLRPDVQYIVEPGAFSGKDIDNALVVGLQVKAIF; from the coding sequence ATGCCCCGTGCAATCCCCATCACCCCCGCCCTGCTGCTGGCCCTGGCCAGCAGCACCGCCCTCGCCGACGCCAACCTGCTCGCTCGCGACACCCTGACCGGCGACTGGGGCGGCCTGCGTCATCAGCTCGAAGCAGACGGTGTCAAGTTCACCGGCGACTACAGCGGTGAAACCGCCTACAACACCCGCGGCGGCCTGCACCGTTCGGCGCGCTACTCGCAGAACCTCAAGCTTGGGGTGCAGTTGGACCTGTCGAAGCTCTACGGCCTGGGCAACGGCGGCAAAGTCCAGCTGACCGTCAACGACCGCCGTGGCAACAGTGCCTCGCAAGACCTGGTGGGCAACCGCCTGCCGATCCAGGAGAACTATGGCGGTCTCTACACCCGCCTCACCGAACTCAGCTACGAGCGTAATCTCACCCCCACACTCAACGTGAAGCTCGGCTACATGGCCATGGGCAACGACGTTGGTGGGCTGGACAGCGGCATCCTGTGCAACTTCATGAACGCCGGTTTCTGCGGCCACCCACTGAACATGTCCGGCGGCAGCGGCTGGACCAACTACCCCAACGCGCACCTCGGCGCACGGGTGAAATACGACCTGTCTCCCGCCTGGCAACTGCGCGTCGCGGCGTTCAACGTCGACCCCGAAAGCAACGGCAACTCAAGCCGTGCCTGGCATCTGGGGCCGAAACACACCACCGGCACCGTGGTGCCCGTGGAGCTGGTGTACAAACTTCAGGGTGACCTGCCGGGCGAATACAAGCTGGGGTACTACTACGACAGCTCGAACGTGAAACGCATCGGCAGCACCCAGGAAGTCGCCGGGCGTGGCGGGCATTACCTGCTGGTCGACCAGGCCGTGTGGAACGACCCGGCGTCGCCAGGGCGCAGCCTGCATGCCTTCGGCCAGTACTCGGCATCGAGCAAGGCCGCCTCGCCGTTCACCCAGTGGTATGGCGCGGGCGTGGTGCTGTACAAGCCATGCGAAAGCAGGCCGCGCGACACCTTGGCGCTAGGTTATGGCCGCGCCGTGCCCAATCCGCGTAGTCGTGATGTGCTGGAAGCAACCGCGTTCGATGCCGGGCAGGACGTCCCCAACCTGGACAGTGCCGAACAGTTGATAGAACTGAGCTACGGCTACCAGGCCACGCCCTGGCTGAACCTGCGCCCGGATGTGCAGTACATCGTCGAGCCGGGGGCGTTTTCCGGCAAGGATATCGACAATGCCCTCGTGGTGGGGCTGCAGGTCAAGGCCATCTTCTGA
- a CDS encoding glucose/quinate/shikimate family membrane-bound PQQ-dependent dehydrogenase: MKDTPRASSASTLILVGLGVVIALLGLLLAAGGVKLAGLGGSWYFLIGGLAMAIAGLLIARRKPAGAWLYAVFLAGTALWALIDAGLVFWPLFSRLFMFAAIGLVVALAYPQLVRRKARGAYGVAGVLAVALAIAVGNMFVAHPSVAPTGKGPGLTPVEAGHQQKDWAHYGNTEGGSRFAALDQINRSNVDKLKVAWTYHTGDVAISDGNGAEDQLTPLQVGDKVFICTPHNNLIALDADTGKELWKNTINAQSKVWQRCRGMAYFDATAPIAQPTQPNSSPITVVSVAAGTNCQRRLLTNTIDGRLIAVDADTGAFCQGFGNNGQVDLKAGLGDVPDSYYQLSSAPLMAGTTVVVGGRVADNVQTDMPGGVIRGFDVITGAMRWAFDPGNPQDRNIPAEGKSYVRSTPNSWAPMSYDPAMNTLFLPMGSSSTDIYGVERSQLDHTYGASVLALDATTGNEKWVYQTVHNDLWDFDLPMQPSLIDFTRDDGKTVPAVVIGTKAGQIYVLDRATGKPLTQVDEVPVKPSNIPNEPYSPTQPKSVGMPQIGAQTLTESDMWGATPYDQLLCRIDFKKMRYDGLYTAPGTDLSLSFPGSLGGMNWGSISTDPVHGFIFVNDMRLGLWIQMIPSQNQGSAASGGEALNTGMGAVPLKGTPYAVNKNRFLSVAGIPCQAPPFGTLTAIDMNTRQIAWQVPVGTVEDTGPLGIRMHLPIKIGLPTLGGTLATQGGLVFIAGTQDFYLRAYDSGNGNEIWKARLPVGSQGGPMTYVSPKSGKQYVVVTAGGARQSTDRGDYVMAYALP; the protein is encoded by the coding sequence ATGAAAGACACACCGCGCGCGTCAAGCGCCTCAACCCTGATCCTGGTCGGCCTGGGCGTGGTCATCGCCCTGCTCGGCCTCCTCCTGGCCGCCGGCGGCGTCAAGCTGGCCGGCCTCGGCGGCTCCTGGTACTTCCTCATTGGCGGCTTGGCGATGGCTATCGCCGGCCTGCTCATCGCCCGCCGCAAGCCGGCCGGCGCCTGGCTGTACGCTGTGTTCCTCGCCGGCACGGCCCTGTGGGCGCTGATCGACGCCGGCCTGGTGTTCTGGCCGCTGTTCTCTCGTCTGTTCATGTTCGCCGCGATCGGTTTGGTGGTGGCGCTGGCCTACCCGCAACTGGTGCGGCGCAAGGCCCGTGGCGCCTATGGCGTGGCCGGCGTGCTGGCCGTGGCGCTGGCGATCGCCGTTGGCAACATGTTCGTCGCCCACCCCAGCGTCGCCCCCACCGGCAAGGGCCCGGGCCTGACCCCGGTCGAGGCCGGCCACCAGCAGAAAGACTGGGCCCACTACGGCAATACCGAAGGTGGCAGCCGCTTCGCCGCGCTGGACCAGATCAACCGCAGCAACGTCGATAAGCTCAAGGTGGCCTGGACCTACCACACCGGCGACGTGGCCATCAGCGATGGCAACGGCGCGGAAGACCAGCTGACCCCGCTGCAAGTCGGCGACAAGGTGTTCATCTGCACCCCGCACAACAACCTGATCGCCCTCGATGCCGACACCGGCAAGGAACTGTGGAAGAACACGATCAACGCCCAGTCCAAGGTCTGGCAGCGCTGCCGTGGCATGGCCTATTTCGACGCCACCGCACCCATCGCCCAACCGACCCAGCCGAACAGCTCACCGATCACCGTGGTCAGCGTTGCGGCCGGCACTAACTGCCAGCGCCGCCTGCTGACCAACACCATCGACGGCCGCCTGATCGCCGTCGACGCCGACACCGGCGCGTTCTGCCAGGGCTTCGGCAACAACGGCCAGGTCGACCTCAAGGCGGGTCTGGGTGACGTGCCCGACTCGTACTACCAACTGTCCTCGGCGCCGCTGATGGCCGGCACTACTGTGGTGGTCGGCGGCCGCGTGGCGGACAACGTGCAGACCGACATGCCGGGTGGCGTGATCCGCGGCTTCGACGTGATCACCGGTGCAATGCGCTGGGCCTTCGACCCGGGCAACCCACAGGACCGCAACATCCCGGCCGAAGGTAAGAGCTACGTACGCAGCACCCCCAACAGCTGGGCGCCGATGTCCTACGACCCGGCGATGAACACCCTGTTCCTGCCGATGGGCTCCTCGTCCACCGACATCTACGGCGTCGAGCGCAGCCAGCTGGATCACACCTACGGCGCCTCGGTGCTGGCCCTGGACGCCACCACTGGCAACGAAAAGTGGGTGTACCAGACGGTGCACAACGACCTGTGGGACTTCGACCTGCCGATGCAGCCGAGCCTGATCGACTTCACCCGAGACGACGGCAAGACCGTGCCCGCCGTGGTCATCGGCACCAAGGCCGGGCAGATCTACGTGCTCGACCGCGCCACCGGCAAGCCGCTGACGCAAGTCGATGAAGTGCCGGTCAAACCCAGCAATATTCCCAACGAGCCGTACTCCCCGACCCAGCCGAAATCCGTTGGCATGCCGCAGATCGGCGCACAAACGCTGACCGAGTCGGACATGTGGGGCGCCACCCCCTACGACCAGTTGCTGTGCCGCATCGACTTCAAGAAGATGCGCTACGACGGCCTGTACACCGCGCCCGGCACCGACCTGTCGCTGAGCTTCCCGGGCTCGCTGGGGGGCATGAACTGGGGCAGCATTTCCACCGACCCGGTGCACGGTTTCATCTTCGTCAACGACATGCGCCTTGGCCTGTGGATCCAGATGATCCCGTCGCAGAACCAGGGCTCGGCGGCCTCCGGTGGCGAGGCGCTGAACACCGGCATGGGCGCGGTGCCGCTCAAAGGCACCCCTTACGCGGTGAACAAGAACCGCTTCCTCTCGGTGGCTGGCATCCCTTGCCAGGCACCACCGTTCGGCACCCTGACCGCCATCGACATGAACACCCGGCAGATCGCCTGGCAGGTGCCAGTCGGCACCGTCGAGGACACCGGCCCACTGGGGATCCGCATGCACCTGCCGATCAAGATCGGCCTACCCACGCTAGGCGGCACCCTGGCGACCCAAGGCGGCCTGGTGTTCATCGCCGGCACCCAGGACTTCTACCTGCGCGCCTACGACAGCGGTAACGGCAACGAGATCTGGAAGGCCCGGCTGCCGGTCGGCAGCCAGGGCGGCCCGATGACCTATGTGTCGCCCAAGTCCGGCAAACAGTACGTGGTGGTCACCGCTGGCGGCGCGCGCCAGTCGACCGACCGCGGCGACTATGTGATGGCCTACGCACTGCCATAG
- a CDS encoding MATE family efflux transporter: MTAPVLRPKNAWLGELPGLLRLALPLVLGLSAAELISLTDTVLLASLGTLVLACVSLTASAGLIFHAGLYGMLATLSVRAGLAFGADDPGAVARTLRAGLGYGLLVGVLGCLAMLASLPVLQWLGVPLPDVALLAPYWQAMAVFLIPYCLAVVFKDVLEAIGRPWVAVLLVMSAVLFNIPLSYGLIHGHFGLPALGLVGAGIAGVIAESLAVLLALAYWRLAPSLAHYRQAARGQPLHWRTLLGEGWPLGLGYLAEAGAVVIAAWMLGWLGNAALAANQVVQSIGALLYMLPLGMAAAVSIRISQAQGRGEQARVHAIGSATFISVTAWMVVATVLLAVFGRRIAEAMSDDPQVVAIAVPMFVVVAAMQVADGLQSTALGALRGLQDYRWPVGVTMVSYWLLALPLSYWLAFHSALGAVGVWVGFACGLAVAALLLPWRFYWLQARPAWAGTGSGAIEHR, from the coding sequence GTGACTGCTCCTGTCTTGCGCCCGAAAAACGCCTGGTTGGGTGAACTGCCCGGGCTTTTGCGCCTGGCTTTGCCGCTGGTGTTGGGCCTGTCGGCTGCCGAGTTGATCAGCCTGACCGACACCGTACTGCTGGCATCGCTCGGCACTTTGGTGCTGGCGTGTGTGTCGCTGACTGCCAGCGCCGGCCTGATTTTCCACGCCGGGCTCTACGGGATGCTCGCCACGCTCAGCGTGCGTGCCGGCCTGGCTTTTGGTGCCGACGATCCGGGCGCCGTGGCGCGGACCTTGCGTGCCGGCCTGGGCTATGGGCTGTTGGTCGGTGTCCTCGGCTGCCTGGCAATGCTCGCCAGCCTGCCGGTGCTGCAGTGGCTGGGGGTGCCGTTGCCCGATGTGGCGCTGCTGGCCCCCTACTGGCAAGCCATGGCGGTGTTCCTGATTCCGTACTGCCTGGCGGTGGTGTTCAAGGATGTGCTGGAGGCCATCGGCCGTCCATGGGTGGCGGTGCTGCTGGTGATGAGCGCAGTGCTGTTCAACATTCCGCTGAGCTACGGCCTGATCCACGGCCATTTCGGCCTGCCCGCGCTGGGGCTGGTGGGTGCTGGCATCGCCGGGGTGATCGCCGAGTCACTGGCCGTGCTGCTGGCCCTTGCGTACTGGCGTCTGGCGCCGTCGTTGGCACACTATCGCCAGGCTGCCCGTGGGCAACCCCTGCATTGGCGGACACTGCTGGGCGAAGGATGGCCGTTGGGCCTGGGCTACCTGGCCGAAGCCGGCGCGGTGGTGATTGCTGCCTGGATGCTGGGCTGGCTTGGCAATGCGGCGCTGGCGGCCAACCAGGTGGTGCAGTCGATCGGCGCGTTGCTGTACATGCTGCCGCTGGGCATGGCCGCGGCGGTGAGCATTCGCATCAGCCAGGCCCAGGGCCGTGGCGAGCAGGCCCGGGTGCATGCCATCGGCAGCGCCACCTTCATCAGCGTGACCGCCTGGATGGTCGTTGCCACGGTGCTGCTGGCCGTATTCGGTCGCCGGATCGCCGAGGCCATGAGTGACGACCCGCAGGTCGTCGCCATCGCGGTGCCGATGTTCGTGGTGGTGGCGGCGATGCAGGTGGCCGATGGCTTGCAGTCCACTGCGCTGGGTGCCTTGCGTGGTTTGCAGGACTATCGCTGGCCGGTGGGGGTGACCATGGTCAGTTACTGGCTGCTGGCGCTGCCATTGAGTTACTGGCTGGCGTTCCATTCCGCGCTGGGCGCAGTCGGTG
- a CDS encoding methyltransferase domain-containing protein, which translates to MALSTTDFTTRLLLDAEIGPGMRVLDVGCGKGDVTWLLARLVGRDGAVVGVDQQVEALACASQREAPAGAATPMFITCDLYALPDSLGLFDAIVGRRVLMYQAEGVRALRALARHLLPGGVMVFQEHDATLAPVCLEPFPLHRKAQQWLQRMLALEGADLHIGFNLQRLFSEAGLAVEDLRAELLVQAPDQPYALGDIVRACLPRIVALGVATARQVGIETLQARLDAERQATSAIYIGDVAFGVIGRKR; encoded by the coding sequence ATGGCACTTTCGACAACGGATTTCACCACCCGGCTGCTGCTCGATGCCGAGATCGGCCCAGGCATGCGGGTACTCGATGTGGGCTGTGGCAAGGGCGATGTGACCTGGCTGCTGGCCAGGCTCGTGGGGCGAGACGGCGCGGTGGTCGGGGTCGACCAGCAGGTCGAGGCGCTCGCCTGTGCCAGCCAGCGCGAAGCGCCCGCAGGCGCTGCGACACCGATGTTCATCACGTGTGATCTGTACGCGCTGCCGGATAGCCTCGGGTTGTTCGACGCCATTGTTGGTCGTCGGGTACTGATGTACCAGGCGGAGGGGGTGAGGGCCTTGCGTGCATTGGCCCGGCATCTGCTGCCGGGCGGGGTGATGGTGTTCCAGGAACACGATGCAACGCTGGCACCTGTCTGCCTCGAACCGTTCCCGCTGCACCGCAAGGCTCAACAATGGCTGCAACGCATGCTCGCGCTCGAAGGGGCGGACCTGCACATCGGTTTCAACCTGCAGCGCCTGTTCAGTGAGGCGGGGCTTGCCGTCGAGGACCTGCGCGCCGAGTTGCTGGTACAGGCACCCGATCAACCCTACGCCTTGGGCGATATCGTCCGCGCCTGCCTGCCACGGATCGTCGCCCTGGGCGTGGCGACGGCCAGGCAGGTCGGCATCGAGACGTTGCAGGCCCGTCTGGATGCCGAGCGCCAGGCGACGTCGGCCATTTATATCGGTGACGTGGCGTTCGGCGTGATCGGACGCAAGCGTTGA
- a CDS encoding class I SAM-dependent methyltransferase gives MTTSDNTLLPSWRLNAAAWIDAVRSGAIESRRQVTDQAILVALLARQPGRVLDLGCGEGWLLRALADRGVEAVGVDGAATLVDAARVAGSPSVHLASYAQLAKGEVDIGRDYDLICANFALLQQDIIPLLTALHGLLKPGGSLLIQTLHPWAVAGDDYQDGWREESFTGLAGDWEPMPWYFRTLSSWLKALEMAGFSLVELQEPQHPQSPVPQSLLLVAQHLP, from the coding sequence ATGACCACCTCCGACAACACCCTGCTACCCAGCTGGCGGCTCAATGCAGCCGCCTGGATCGATGCCGTGCGCTCCGGCGCCATCGAATCACGCCGGCAGGTCACCGACCAGGCAATCCTCGTTGCGCTGCTCGCACGTCAGCCGGGCCGTGTCCTCGACCTGGGCTGCGGCGAAGGCTGGCTGCTGCGGGCCCTGGCTGATCGCGGGGTGGAAGCTGTCGGGGTGGATGGCGCAGCGACACTCGTCGACGCCGCCCGGGTGGCGGGTTCGCCAAGCGTGCACCTGGCCAGCTATGCGCAATTGGCCAAGGGCGAAGTTGACATTGGCCGCGACTATGACCTGATCTGCGCCAACTTCGCCCTGCTGCAGCAAGACATCATTCCCCTGCTCACGGCGCTGCATGGCTTGCTCAAGCCCGGTGGCAGCCTGCTGATCCAGACCCTTCACCCCTGGGCCGTGGCAGGCGACGATTACCAGGATGGCTGGCGGGAGGAGTCATTCACTGGCCTTGCAGGTGATTGGGAACCGATGCCCTGGTATTTCCGCACGTTGTCCAGCTGGTTGAAGGCACTGGAAATGGCAGGGTTCAGCCTGGTCGAGCTGCAGGAGCCACAGCACCCACAAAGCCCGGTGCCGCAGTCCCTGCTACTGGTGGCCCAGCACCTGCCTTGA